The segment CCACAGTATCGTCTCCCGGGCCGTTCTCGTCGGGATGGAACAGGCGGTGCGGGAGATGGTGGCACTGGTCCGGGGGCGTTAGGGTGGCGCCGGCTGCCGGTCTGGGCGTCGACCTGGCCCGCGTGGATCGCTTCCGCCGGTTGCTGACGGCAGAAAAGGCGGCAGTCATCGACCGGCTGTTCACTGCCGGCGAAAAAGCCTACGCTCTGGCTAAAAAGGATCCGGCACCACACCTTGCGGCCCGCTTCGCCGCCAAGGAAGCGTTCCTCAAGGCGCTCGGACTTGGCCTGCGCCAGGGAATCAGCTGGCAGCAGATGGAAGTGACGCGCGACGAACTCGGCAAGCCGTCATTGCAGCTCA is part of the Desulfuromonadales bacterium genome and harbors:
- the acpS gene encoding holo-ACP synthase, whose translation is MAPAAGLGVDLARVDRFRRLLTAEKAAVIDRLFTAGEKAYALAKKDPAPHLAARFAAKEAFLKALGLGLRQGISWQQMEVTRDELGKPSLQL